The Aureispira anguillae genome contains a region encoding:
- the rimM gene encoding ribosome maturation factor RimM (Essential for efficient processing of 16S rRNA), producing MEYIEIGKIKKPHGLNGELKGTIDERFWGDVAKVDAFFVEQRGEKAPFFIEDLRGTETLILKFEDIDTKEDASLLTNKRLYLRRQDISLSEEEINDTGLEYSFLEGYTLKEEEAGRVGTIQYVDEYPQQEMATVDTGTKEILIPLRAAWIIDVDKNEKLVTMSLPEGLLDI from the coding sequence ATGGAGTATATTGAGATTGGAAAAATAAAAAAGCCACATGGTTTAAATGGTGAATTAAAAGGAACGATTGATGAACGTTTTTGGGGAGATGTAGCCAAGGTAGATGCTTTTTTTGTAGAGCAAAGAGGAGAAAAGGCTCCTTTTTTTATTGAAGATTTGAGAGGAACCGAAACCTTAATTTTAAAATTTGAGGATATTGATACCAAAGAAGATGCGAGTCTTTTGACCAATAAACGACTGTATTTGCGTAGACAGGATATTTCTTTGAGCGAAGAGGAAATTAATGACACAGGGTTGGAATATAGTTTTTTGGAGGGCTATACCTTGAAAGAAGAAGAGGCGGGTAGAGTTGGAACCATCCAATATGTGGATGAGTATCCTCAACAAGAAATGGCAACCGTTGACACAGGAACAAAAGAAATTTTGATCCCACTAAGGGCAGCTTGGATCATTGATGTTGATAAAAATGAGAAGTTGGTTACCATGAGTTTGCCAGAAGGACTGTTGGACATTTAA
- the ytxJ gene encoding bacillithiol system redox-active protein YtxJ, giving the protein MKWKALNTIQDLETALEASHNQPVALFKHSTRCSVSLMAKKSVERFWDLDIDAYYLDLIAHRDVSNAIADQLNIQHQSPQMILVKKGEAIYNASHGAIDVDAMGELL; this is encoded by the coding sequence ATGAAATGGAAAGCGCTTAATACCATTCAGGACCTAGAAACGGCTCTAGAAGCGTCTCATAATCAGCCCGTAGCCTTATTCAAACACAGTACCCGTTGCTCGGTTTCTTTAATGGCAAAAAAAAGCGTTGAGCGCTTTTGGGACTTAGATATTGATGCTTATTATTTGGATTTAATAGCCCATAGAGATGTGTCCAATGCTATCGCCGATCAGCTTAATATTCAACACCAATCGCCTCAAATGATCCTAGTAAAAAAAGGAGAAGCAATCTATAATGCTTCACATGGGGCAATAGATGTAGATGCTATGGGAGAACTTCTATAA
- the metG gene encoding methionine--tRNA ligase, which yields MNNKKHTITAALPYANGALHLGHLAGAYLPADIYARFLRLQGKDVAFICGSDEHGAAITIRAKKEGRSPQEIIDTYHNLNKETFERLGISFDKYHRTSAALHHETAQDFFKTLLEKGGEFEVKESEQYYDEDFNQFLADRYIVGTCPKCDHPEAYGDQCEKCGSTLSPTELINPKSTLSGKLPVLKKTKHWYFKLDKHSDWLKEWINTGKVDGKQLHDPKTWKTHVIGQCNSWLEEKVDQETGKKTGGLLPRAITRDLDWGIKVPVEGGEGKVLYVWFDAPIGYISATKQWALENDKDWESYWKGEDIELVHFIGKDNIVFHCIVFPAMLKAHGDYVLPKTVPANQFLNLEGKKFSKSRGWVIEQHQYLNDFDAFPNKEDALRYALIRTLPENKDGDFKWDEFVALHDNELVANLGNLINRVITLTHKYYEGKVPAANPTTVIKDVEEDSTTTIEEALKVLLLKVEKLETCILNYEFKNGVQALMDISSYANILLQRNEPWKIWKGEPDSELVKGVMNLSLQIATVLSVASQPFLPFTAAKLRNLLGLEALQIGDFDRLKTLLAEGKTLLENGHAINTPELLFAKINDRKDKSRLALVELQKEKLEVLKQKQAAAEAAAAKEAEPVKAECTFDDFVKVDFRTGTIVAAEKVKKAKKLLKLTVDLGFESRTVVSGIALHYEPTEIIGQQVVLVANLAPRKMMGIESQGMILMAENEAGKLIFVSPKDTAMNGGAVK from the coding sequence ATGAATAATAAAAAACATACCATAACGGCTGCATTACCTTATGCTAATGGGGCTTTGCATTTAGGACACTTGGCAGGAGCTTATTTACCAGCAGATATTTATGCTCGCTTTTTGCGTTTGCAAGGTAAAGATGTTGCCTTCATCTGTGGTTCTGATGAGCATGGCGCAGCAATTACAATCCGAGCAAAAAAAGAGGGGAGAAGCCCCCAAGAAATTATTGATACCTATCATAATTTAAACAAAGAAACCTTTGAACGTTTAGGCATTTCTTTTGATAAATACCATCGTACAAGTGCGGCTTTACATCATGAAACAGCTCAAGATTTTTTTAAAACCTTATTAGAAAAAGGGGGCGAATTTGAGGTAAAAGAAAGCGAACAGTATTACGACGAGGATTTTAATCAATTTTTGGCAGATCGTTATATCGTTGGAACTTGTCCAAAGTGCGACCATCCAGAAGCATACGGTGATCAATGCGAAAAATGCGGTTCTACTTTATCTCCTACGGAGTTAATCAATCCAAAATCTACCCTGAGTGGTAAATTGCCTGTGTTAAAAAAGACAAAACACTGGTATTTTAAATTGGATAAGCACAGCGATTGGCTAAAAGAATGGATTAATACTGGAAAAGTAGATGGCAAGCAGTTGCACGATCCCAAAACTTGGAAAACGCATGTTATTGGTCAGTGCAATTCTTGGCTAGAGGAAAAGGTAGATCAAGAAACGGGAAAAAAAACGGGCGGATTGCTGCCTAGAGCCATTACTCGAGACCTAGATTGGGGAATAAAAGTACCCGTAGAGGGGGGAGAAGGCAAAGTGTTGTATGTTTGGTTTGATGCGCCTATTGGTTATATTTCTGCAACCAAACAATGGGCATTGGAGAATGATAAAGATTGGGAAAGCTATTGGAAAGGAGAGGACATAGAGTTGGTGCATTTTATTGGAAAGGACAATATTGTTTTCCATTGTATTGTGTTTCCTGCTATGCTCAAAGCGCACGGCGATTATGTCTTGCCCAAAACGGTTCCTGCCAATCAGTTCTTGAATTTAGAAGGAAAGAAATTTTCAAAATCTAGAGGATGGGTGATCGAACAGCATCAATATTTAAATGACTTTGATGCTTTCCCAAATAAAGAAGATGCCTTGCGTTATGCTCTGATTCGTACTTTGCCAGAAAATAAAGATGGTGATTTTAAATGGGATGAATTTGTAGCACTACACGACAATGAATTGGTTGCTAACTTAGGAAATCTAATCAATCGTGTAATTACATTAACACACAAATATTACGAAGGAAAGGTGCCTGCGGCCAACCCAACTACTGTGATTAAGGATGTGGAAGAAGATAGCACAACAACTATTGAAGAGGCCTTAAAAGTCTTACTCTTGAAAGTAGAAAAGTTAGAAACTTGTATCCTAAACTATGAATTTAAAAATGGGGTACAGGCACTAATGGATATTTCTAGTTATGCTAATATCTTATTGCAACGCAATGAGCCATGGAAAATCTGGAAAGGAGAGCCCGATTCTGAGTTGGTGAAAGGAGTGATGAATTTAAGTTTGCAAATTGCTACTGTTTTGAGTGTTGCAAGCCAACCTTTTTTGCCTTTTACGGCTGCAAAATTAAGAAATTTGTTGGGGCTAGAGGCTTTACAGATAGGTGATTTTGATCGTCTTAAAACACTTCTTGCAGAGGGAAAAACGCTATTGGAAAATGGTCATGCAATCAATACGCCTGAATTGTTATTCGCCAAAATTAACGATAGAAAAGATAAATCTAGACTGGCATTGGTGGAGCTTCAAAAAGAAAAGTTAGAAGTACTCAAACAAAAACAGGCAGCAGCAGAAGCAGCGGCAGCCAAAGAAGCCGAACCTGTCAAAGCAGAATGCACCTTTGATGATTTTGTGAAGGTTGATTTTAGAACAGGGACGATTGTTGCTGCGGAAAAAGTCAAAAAGGCTAAAAAATTATTAAAACTAACCGTGGATTTAGGCTTTGAGTCTAGAACGGTTGTTTCTGGTATTGCCTTGCATTATGAACCAACTGAAATTATTGGTCAACAAGTGGTCTTGGTGGCTAATTTAGCTCCTCGAAAAATGATGGGAATTGAATCGCAGGGAATGATTTTAATGGCTGAAAATGAAGCTGGTAAATTAATTTTTGTGAGTCCTAAAGATACGGCTATGAATGGAGGTGCTGTTAAGTAA
- a CDS encoding cellulose synthase family protein — MEILIIALYALPLIFIFLYSCVQLHLAISFWWRRRKERNNAVMTDDFVPTVTIQLPVYNELYVVERLLDAIVLLDYPKDKVEIQVLDDSTDETVQIIADKIKSLEHHGWDIQQVRRPERVGFKAGALAYGLTISKGEFVAVFDADFIPHSDFLKRTIPYFKDEQIGVVQTRWEHMNKDYSFLTQMQALALDAHFVVEQMGRNMSGHFMNFNGTAGLWRRACIEDAGGWSSDTLTEDLDLSYRAQLKGWVFKYLGDVTTPAELPVAMNAFKSQQFRWTKGAAECAVKNLPRVFKAKDMGFVDKLHAVSHLMNTGIFICILLLSLSSIPLVWIQYEYQNQNVIYNDILSYAALGSLNMIMVSLFFWLSYEHTRGGFSLQTLFSFVIRFPFFLALSMGMALHNAMAAFEGYIGKKTPFVRTPKFNLEDKKAKGWKKNKYLSKGVSPVAKAELFLALVFLSTIIVSIYSGVIGMLPFHILVFLGYTIISGYSFVHARMMS, encoded by the coding sequence GTGGAAATATTGATCATTGCGTTGTACGCACTTCCCCTCATTTTTATTTTTCTTTATAGTTGCGTGCAGTTGCACCTTGCAATTAGCTTTTGGTGGAGACGCCGCAAAGAAAGAAACAATGCTGTTATGACAGACGATTTTGTTCCTACAGTAACCATTCAATTGCCTGTATACAATGAGCTCTATGTAGTAGAGCGTTTGTTGGATGCAATCGTGTTATTGGATTATCCTAAAGACAAGGTTGAAATTCAGGTTTTGGATGACTCTACGGACGAAACGGTACAAATTATTGCAGATAAAATCAAGAGCTTAGAACACCATGGTTGGGACATTCAGCAAGTAAGACGTCCTGAGCGTGTTGGTTTTAAAGCTGGTGCATTAGCTTATGGCTTGACCATTTCTAAAGGAGAATTTGTGGCAGTATTTGATGCTGATTTTATTCCACATTCTGATTTCCTAAAAAGAACGATTCCTTATTTCAAGGATGAGCAAATTGGCGTTGTACAAACAAGATGGGAGCACATGAATAAAGATTATTCATTCCTTACTCAAATGCAAGCCTTGGCATTGGATGCTCATTTTGTAGTAGAGCAAATGGGACGTAATATGTCTGGGCATTTTATGAATTTTAATGGAACTGCTGGTCTTTGGAGACGTGCTTGTATTGAGGATGCAGGAGGCTGGTCTTCAGATACCTTGACAGAGGATTTAGATTTGAGCTACCGTGCTCAATTAAAGGGCTGGGTATTTAAATACTTAGGAGATGTAACTACTCCAGCAGAGTTGCCCGTTGCTATGAATGCTTTTAAAAGCCAGCAATTCCGTTGGACCAAAGGTGCTGCTGAATGTGCTGTAAAGAATTTACCACGAGTTTTTAAAGCCAAAGATATGGGCTTTGTGGATAAATTGCACGCCGTATCACATTTGATGAATACAGGTATCTTTATTTGCATCCTATTGTTGTCTTTGAGTAGCATTCCTTTAGTTTGGATTCAGTACGAATATCAAAACCAAAATGTTATCTATAATGATATTTTGTCTTATGCTGCTTTGGGATCGTTGAATATGATTATGGTTTCGCTTTTCTTTTGGTTGTCTTATGAACATACAAGAGGCGGTTTCTCTTTGCAAACGCTATTTTCATTTGTCATTAGATTTCCTTTCTTCTTGGCATTGTCTATGGGTATGGCATTGCACAATGCTATGGCCGCTTTTGAAGGCTATATTGGCAAAAAGACACCTTTTGTGCGTACGCCAAAATTCAATTTGGAAGATAAAAAAGCAAAGGGGTGGAAGAAAAATAAATATTTGTCAAAAGGGGTAAGCCCAGTTGCTAAAGCAGAATTATTTTTGGCCTTGGTATTTTTGTCTACTATTATTGTTTCTATCTATAGTGGTGTAATTGGAATGTTGCCTTTTCACATTTTAGTATTCTTAGGATATACTATCATTAGTGGCTATTCTTTTGTTCATGCTAGAATGATGAGCTAG
- a CDS encoding glycosyltransferase family 2 protein, whose translation MIKTADIVVIIPAYNEENSVGRVIKDIPKDLVREIIVVNNNSNDKTANVAAKAGAVVLDELRQGYGFACLKGIDYLKKMKKKPDIVVFLDADYSDYPEETYQLVAPILESDVEMVIGSRTTGNKQQGSMTPQQVFGNWLATKLIKWFYGVIYTDLGPFRAIRYDRLIDLNMCDETYGWTVEMQVKAAKHGLKTTEIPVSYRVRVGKSKISGTIKGTILAGYKIITTIFKHR comes from the coding sequence ATGATAAAAACAGCAGATATCGTTGTTATCATCCCTGCCTACAATGAAGAAAACTCGGTAGGGCGTGTTATAAAAGATATTCCTAAAGATCTTGTTAGAGAAATTATAGTAGTCAATAATAATTCGAATGATAAGACAGCAAATGTAGCCGCCAAAGCAGGAGCAGTGGTTTTGGATGAATTGCGGCAGGGCTATGGTTTTGCTTGTTTGAAAGGGATTGACTACTTAAAAAAAATGAAAAAGAAACCAGACATTGTTGTCTTTTTGGATGCTGATTATTCAGATTATCCTGAAGAGACTTATCAATTAGTGGCACCAATTTTGGAAAGCGATGTAGAGATGGTAATTGGTTCACGAACAACAGGAAACAAACAACAGGGGTCTATGACTCCTCAACAAGTGTTTGGAAACTGGTTAGCAACAAAACTTATTAAATGGTTTTATGGGGTTATTTATACCGACTTGGGACCCTTTAGAGCAATTAGATACGACAGACTGATAGACTTAAATATGTGTGATGAAACCTATGGGTGGACAGTAGAAATGCAAGTCAAAGCTGCAAAGCATGGACTTAAAACGACTGAAATCCCTGTCTCTTATCGAGTAAGGGTTGGCAAATCAAAAATTTCAGGTACTATCAAAGGAACTATTTTGGCAGGTTATAAAATTATTACAACAATATTCAAACATAGATAA
- a CDS encoding DinB family protein: protein MPKTVDTQHLIRQLERLNQRLSEIVARDFPNLTNEQLNWREKEGKWSIAECLTHLNYVADYYFPATLKTIASAQARKTKPLPTFTRGWLGHYYVSKFRLRPDNQVKNKLESPLKYNPQLISSSQLNGATVIKDFLERQQLIDKMLSDSKTINIQKARVYALFFGFVNIRLGDMLKMLIYHTERHIVQAQRILYHDYFPGNFPLDALFSEREN, encoded by the coding sequence ATGCCAAAAACTGTTGATACCCAGCACTTGATTCGTCAACTGGAACGATTAAATCAGCGCCTATCTGAAATTGTTGCTCGAGATTTCCCTAATTTGACCAATGAGCAACTTAATTGGAGAGAAAAAGAGGGAAAATGGAGCATTGCAGAATGCCTAACGCACCTCAACTATGTAGCAGATTATTATTTTCCTGCTACCCTAAAAACAATTGCATCAGCTCAGGCAAGAAAAACAAAACCGCTTCCTACCTTCACTAGGGGCTGGTTAGGGCACTATTATGTGAGTAAATTTCGACTAAGACCTGACAACCAAGTCAAGAACAAGCTAGAGTCGCCCTTAAAATATAATCCACAACTCATTTCATCGAGCCAATTGAATGGAGCAACTGTTATCAAGGATTTTTTGGAACGTCAACAACTAATAGACAAAATGCTGTCTGATTCTAAGACGATTAATATACAGAAAGCACGGGTTTATGCCCTGTTTTTTGGCTTTGTTAATATTCGGCTTGGGGATATGCTAAAGATGCTAATTTATCATACAGAACGTCATATTGTTCAAGCTCAACGCATTCTTTATCACGATTATTTTCCAGGGAATTTTCCTTTGGATGCCCTATTTTCTGAGCGAGAAAATTAG
- the bioB gene encoding biotin synthase BioB, which yields MSLRNDWTKEEIEAIYNKPLLELIYEAATIHRKNNDPSEVQVSTLLSIKTGGCPENCSYCPQSIHHNTDLEPERLLSLDEVMTKASIARQNGSTRFCMGAAWRNVKNNKQFDRVIDMVKGVNTLGMEVCCTLGMLTKEQAERLKEAGLHAYNHNLDTSEGHYAEIITTRTYQDRLDTLEHVRETGLNVCSGGIIGLGETTEDRITMLFTLANLPKHPESVPVNALVAVKGTPLENQERVSVWDMVRMIATARIIMPKSQVRLSAGRQEMPITEQALCFMAGASSIFAGEKLLTTPNPEVNQDKLMFELLGLKPMAAFKGQEQELAATEF from the coding sequence ATGAGCTTACGCAACGATTGGACAAAAGAAGAAATTGAAGCCATTTACAACAAGCCACTTTTAGAATTAATTTATGAAGCGGCTACCATACATCGCAAGAATAATGATCCTAGTGAAGTACAAGTATCTACGCTTCTATCGATTAAGACAGGTGGTTGTCCCGAAAATTGTTCCTACTGCCCACAATCTATTCATCACAACACAGATTTAGAACCTGAACGTTTACTTTCCTTAGATGAGGTAATGACAAAAGCAAGCATTGCTCGACAAAATGGTTCTACCCGTTTTTGTATGGGAGCAGCTTGGAGAAACGTAAAAAATAACAAACAATTTGATCGTGTTATTGACATGGTTAAAGGAGTTAATACATTGGGAATGGAGGTTTGCTGTACGCTTGGCATGCTTACCAAAGAACAAGCTGAACGCTTAAAAGAAGCAGGACTTCATGCCTACAACCACAATTTGGATACCTCGGAAGGACATTACGCAGAAATTATAACTACTCGCACCTATCAGGATCGTCTAGATACCTTGGAACATGTTCGAGAAACAGGTCTCAATGTTTGTAGTGGTGGTATTATTGGTTTGGGCGAAACAACAGAAGATAGAATTACCATGTTGTTTACCTTAGCGAATTTGCCTAAGCATCCAGAATCCGTTCCAGTTAATGCCTTGGTCGCTGTAAAAGGTACTCCATTAGAAAACCAAGAGCGTGTTTCTGTTTGGGATATGGTTCGTATGATTGCTACTGCTCGTATTATTATGCCTAAATCACAGGTTCGCTTATCTGCTGGACGTCAAGAAATGCCGATCACTGAACAAGCCTTGTGCTTTATGGCTGGTGCCAGTTCTATTTTTGCTGGTGAAAAGTTGCTAACAACACCTAATCCAGAAGTTAATCAAGATAAACTTATGTTTGAATTATTGGGATTAAAACCAATGGCTGCATTTAAAGGTCAAGAACAAGAACTAGCAGCAACAGAATTCTAA